AGCCGGGCGTCTCGGCCGGATGGATCTCCCAGCAGGTGGCGGACTACGTGCGGGAGAGGGGCATGGGGCACGCCCTCCTCTACGGCCCCTGCCACGGCATCGGCCTGATGGAGTGCGAGCATCCCTGGATGGAGACCAGTTCCACCTACAAACTCGTCCCCAACATGACCTTCCAGGTGGACTCGTTCCTCCATACCGACGACTACGGCGCCCGCTTCGAGGACGGCATCCGGGTAACGGAAGACGGGGTGGAGGAGTTCCCCACCTATCGTCGTGAGGTCATCACTCTGTAGGTCATAGGTGACAGGGGCTAGGTCGTAGGGCACAGGGATAGTGCTTTGCCCTGTTCCCTGTAACCTACAACCTATCCCCTGCCCCAATGGGAGGTCAGCGATGAAAGCACGAGGGGTGGTGTTCACCGCTCCCGAGAAGGTCGAGGTGTGGGACGTAGAGGTGCCCGATCCGGGGCCCAAGGACGTGCTGATCAGAGTGCTCTACTCGGGAGTGAGCATCGGCACCGAGGGCTGGATCCTCAAGAACGGCTACAAGGGGGTGACCTACCCCCTGGTGACGGGCTACCAGCACTGCGGCATCGCCGAGAAGGTAGGAGCCGAGGTCCAGGGCATCGCCGAAGGCGACCTGGTGTACTGCGGGCACAGCCGCCTGGCGAGCGACATCCGCCCCATGTGGGCCGGGCACCTGAGCTACTCCGTCCAGGATGCCGCCCAGGTGATCAAGGTGCCACCCAAGGTCCTGCCCGAAGAAGCGGCGCTGGGAGTCATGCCCGGGGTGCCCTGGCACGGCATCCAGCTCACCGGCATCAACCCGGGGGACCTAGTGGTGGTAATCGGGCTGGGGCTGGTGGGGCAGTTCGCGGTGCAGTTGGCCCAGACCAAAGGAGCCACCGTCATCGCCAGCGAGGTGCTGGAGAAGCGAAGGGCCCTGGCGCGGGAGTGCGGGGCGGAGATCGTCCTCGACCCTCGCACCGACGACGTGGAGGCCAGGGTGAAGGCCATCAAGCCCGAGGGGGCGGACGTCATCATCGACACCTCCGCCAACGCCGACGCCGTCAACGCCTCCTTCGAGTGGATCCGGCGGGACGGCCGGTACTGCTTCCAGGGCTACTACTCCGGCCTGACTCCCCTGGACCTGTACCTTCCCCACGTCAAGCAGATCACCTTCTACAACCCCACCAGCTACGAGGGCATACCCACCATGTTCTCGTACATAGAGCAGGGCTTGCTGAAGGTGAAACCGCTGATCACCCACTACTTCGAGGGCGAGGACGCGCCTCAGGCCTACGACCTGATGCTGCGCTCGCCCCAGGAGACGGTGGGCATCGTCCTGCGCTGGCACCGGGACTAGAGATAGGGAACAAGCGATGGAGCCGACATCTTTGCCTTCTTCGCTGTGGTCTCTGCGGCCTCGGCGGTGAGATTCTCTAGCCATAAGGAGGAAGGCGGCCTCGGCCGCCGCACACTATGAAAGCAGCAGTGGTACGGCAGTTGGGCTCCGTGGCCCTTGAGGAAGTGCCGGAGCCCGTCCCCAACAAGTATCAGGCGGTGGCCGAGGTGCTCTGCTGGGCCACCTGCAACAGCACCGACTACCGGGTGGTGCACGGGAACATGGGCTGGAACACCCCTCTGCCTCTGATTCTGGGCCACGAGACCGTGGGCCGGGTGATCGAGGTGGGGCCGAAGGTGCGCAGCTACCGGGTGGGAGACGTGCTCCTGCGGGTCACCGCCGTCTACCCCGGGACCACGATGGGGGAGTACAGCTCCGCCCTGGGGAGCTTCACCACCATCGGCCTGGCCACCGACACCCGGGCCATGCAGGAGGACGACCTGGACACCAGCGGGCTGGTGATCACCCACTTCCTGCACCAGAAGGTGCCGGCGGAGATGGACCCAGCCGATGCCGCCATGATCATCAACCTGCGGGAGGCCCTCAGCTGGGTGAAGGCCCTGGACGTGGCCGGCAAGACGGTGCTGGTGGTGGGGGACGGGCCGGTGGGGCTGGGCTTCGTCCAGGCGGCCGCCGTGAGAGACGCGGCCGAGGTCATCCTGGCGGGGCACCACGACGAGAGGCTGGCGGTGGGCCGCCAGGTGGGCGCCACCCGCACCATCAACGGCCGGGAGGCCGACGTGTCCCAGGCGGTGGCAGACCTCACCAGCGGGCAGGGAGTGGACGTCCTGGTGGACTGCATCGGTGACCAGAAGGCGCTGGCCCAGGCGTTGAGCTGGGTGAAGCCGGACGGCAAGGTGGCCGCCTACGGCTCGCCCAAGATACCGCCTACCGGCCCCAAGCCCGACGATCCCCGCATCGCCAAGATCCGCACCGACGAGCCCGGCGCCCACGACGAAGTCCTGCGGCTGATCGAGGCCGGCCGGATAGACCCCAGCCGGTTCTACTCCGATCGGCTGCGCTTCCACCACATCGGCGAAGCCATCCGCCGGATCGGCTCCCGGGAGGCAGTGGGCAAAGTGGTGCTGTTTCCGTAGGACGTGCCCGGCAGCACGGAGGTAGCAGTGCGACTGAAGGAGCGCTTCCACAGGGTCATGAACGGCGAAGCCGGGGTGAGGCCACCTCAGGCCGCCTTCTTCGGACCCTGGAAGCAGACCCTGGATCGGTGGCATCGCGAGGGCCTGGTCGGCGACGACTGGGCCCGGGCCGCCGGGTTCGAGGACGGCTCCCAGCATCCGGTGCCGGTCAACGCCTTCCTCTGCCCCCTGCTGCCGGAGACGGTCCTGGCCGAGGAGGGTGCCAGCCGCGTCATCCGGGATCAGCACGGAGTAGTGAAGAGGGTCAGGGCCGACGACGAGAGCATGCCCCAGTTCCTGCACCACCCGGTACAAAGCCGGGCGGATTGGGAGCAACTCCGGCCGCTGCTATCCGACCCGCGCCACCCCGAGCGCTTCCCCAGCCGACAGCACCCCTTCGTGGGGGTGGACGACTGGGACAGCTGGCGCCGGGAGTGGGAGGAACGCGATTCCATCCTGTTCCTGGGTATGCTCCCTTGCGGGTTCTTCGGGGGGCTGCGCGAGCTGATGGGGCTGGAGACGGCCCTGACGGCCTTCTACGACGATCCCGGACTGGTGGAAGACGTGCTGGACACCCTTTGCGACCTGTGGAGCGCCTTCTACCCCCGGGTGTTGCGCCAGGTCCGAGTGGACTTCGTGTTCATCTGGGAGGACATGTGCTACCGGGGCGGGCCCTTGATCTCGCCCGCCACTTTCCGCCGCTTCCTGCTACCCCGCTACCGGAGGATGACCGAGGCCCTGCGACGGGCGGGGGTGAGGAACATCTTCGTAGATTCTGACGGAGACGTGACCCAGCTGATCCCGCTGTGGCTGGAGGGAGGCGTCACCGGGGTGCTTCCCTTCGAGGTCGCCTCGGGGCTGGACCTGGCCGGCATCGCCCGGCAGTACCCGGAGCTGCAGATGATCGGAGGCGTTGACAAGCGGGCGCTGGCCGCTGGTCCGGAGGCTATCGAGGCCGAGTTGACCAAGCTGCCGCCGCTGCTG
This DNA window, taken from Anaerolineae bacterium, encodes the following:
- a CDS encoding zinc-binding dehydrogenase — translated: MKARGVVFTAPEKVEVWDVEVPDPGPKDVLIRVLYSGVSIGTEGWILKNGYKGVTYPLVTGYQHCGIAEKVGAEVQGIAEGDLVYCGHSRLASDIRPMWAGHLSYSVQDAAQVIKVPPKVLPEEAALGVMPGVPWHGIQLTGINPGDLVVVIGLGLVGQFAVQLAQTKGATVIASEVLEKRRALARECGAEIVLDPRTDDVEARVKAIKPEGADVIIDTSANADAVNASFEWIRRDGRYCFQGYYSGLTPLDLYLPHVKQITFYNPTSYEGIPTMFSYIEQGLLKVKPLITHYFEGEDAPQAYDLMLRSPQETVGIVLRWHRD
- a CDS encoding zinc-binding dehydrogenase: MVRQLGSVALEEVPEPVPNKYQAVAEVLCWATCNSTDYRVVHGNMGWNTPLPLILGHETVGRVIEVGPKVRSYRVGDVLLRVTAVYPGTTMGEYSSALGSFTTIGLATDTRAMQEDDLDTSGLVITHFLHQKVPAEMDPADAAMIINLREALSWVKALDVAGKTVLVVGDGPVGLGFVQAAAVRDAAEVILAGHHDERLAVGRQVGATRTINGREADVSQAVADLTSGQGVDVLVDCIGDQKALAQALSWVKPDGKVAAYGSPKIPPTGPKPDDPRIAKIRTDEPGAHDEVLRLIEAGRIDPSRFYSDRLRFHHIGEAIRRIGSREAVGKVVLFP